tatgtaagaagaacaagatgcaaccCACCAGCTAGTATCAGGAGATAAGACAGAAGCcaaaccttggagatggtgctgaaatcaggaaagaacaagaaagaaccagcaagtgactgagAGTGCCCGAGTTCATGGTCTTACATGTGCGCTTTTAGTAGAGGcgcatgtaaatgaaggaaatgcataagcaattccatgttaatgaagtaaagagaggtggagcttgagatgggaggaaaaatgggtggaCCAGAGGTGGAACAAGGCAGGGTAAATGTAAATATGTATAAACCAAAGTGCATAAATATTGCaaagaactgttgttcagggcGGCTCCACGTATTCTATCAGTGAGGGAGCTGGCCCGAAGCTGTGTCCATTCTGAATatatttcaaagatttcatagacatttgggctggaagggaccccggaggatcaccgagtccagccccctgccccaggggcaggaagtctgcagggatcataggatcccagcaaactaaacatccaaaagtgttttgaaggcgttcaaagtgggtgcttgaaccacctctggcggcagtctattccaaaccttgggggcttggacagtaaaggagTTCTTCTTTATGTACAGCCTGAAACAGTCGcagaagagtttgtgaccgttcgaccttgtcatcccttggggcgctccagtgaacagatgtttccccagatcctgctgagcacccctaataaacttattcgcagccaccagatcacccctgagcctgtgcttttccaggctgaagagtcccatagctctcagcctgccatcataaagtctgttatccggacctctgatcatatgcgtggttcttctctgcactctgtcaaacttctccacatcctttttgaattgtggagcccaaaactggacgcagtactccagctgaagcctcaccaaggctgggtACAAGGGGAGattgacgtcccgggatttgcttgagaagcatcgaTGGATGCAAGCCCGCGTTTTCCTCGCCTTacaagctgcagcatcacatttagggctcatgttcatcttgtggtcaatcatgacccccaagtccctttcatgcatagtgctaaccagcgtagcactgccgagcctagaaaaatgctgcaggtttttccttccaaggtgaagaaccttgcatttttcggtgttaaacaccgtcaggttctcatccgcccatttcctgagcctttcAAGATCTggctggatcaccctcctgtcctcaggtgtggatgctttaccccagagtttggtgtcattggcgaacttgaccagcccacttctgacaccatggtCTAccttattaatgaagatgttaaaaagtaagggccccaggacagagccctgagggaccccactggttactgggcaccacgacgattgacttccatcaaccaccaccctctggttcCTGCCAtggagctaattccccagccagcggatcgtggtgaggttgaggccgcagttagccaggtttgccaagaggtgatcatgggataccggactgaaggctttttaaaagtcaagatatacaacatcaatctcttcccccttgtccaggtgacaggtcaactggtcacctggtcataaatggaaatgagattggtcaagcaagacctacccacaacaaacccatgctgggtatccctcaggatattgctgtcagctagcctgtataggatggcctctttgataatcttttacaagaccttgcccaggataaaGGACAGTTTGGTGTGTCTGTAGCTTGCTGGATCGACTTTCcacccttttttgaagataggcaccacattggccttcttccgattgttgggcacttcaccagagcaccaagagtgctcaaagatccatgccaggggttgagctatgattcctgccagctctttgagtacccttgggtgtaaatggtcaggaccggctgacttgaaggtatccatcctctcaaggtgttcctttacaaggtcagctttgatggatggtAAGTAATCTCCCTCACTCGGGCCTCCCTGTCTCGCAGTGGGCAGGgttgtcccatgggactggtgaaaaactgatgcacaGTACCCATTTAGTACCCaaaaagctgttgcgagcaatgtgtgctgtgtttgctccctgctctgctctggctaatgagcaacaggatccatgggcaattggaccaTTGTCTTTCTAGttgttgggtgctgcatggagtcggggtctaacagggTCCATTAGATTCATGGAGAAGAACAAGTCAGCTGACACCTGGAGATGACTCCATCATGAATCCCTCACCTCTGCTGAGACCACAGTTGGTACAATCCATTTTTGACCTCTGAGGATCTGTCCTTGTCCAAACCCCCTCACAACAACCAtctaaaacatgaaaaaaatcacCCAGAGACTGGGCTGAGTAGCCAGGTATCAGATCACCTGTAGCACAACTTCACTGATCCCTGGAAGCAACAGGGCTGATGAGACAAGGGTCTCCCCATATTacacctccctccacccttccACTCCAAGTTGCCTTCTTGCAGATGTGGGCACCTTTCAGTAGGAGAAGAGTTTCCACCATGCTTTGAAAGGGACAATTGATGAAgccaggctgaaagaactagggtcactgaatgtggagaagagaagagaagactgaggtggggattGGATTGCGGTCTTCCAATCCCTGAAAGGCaatgacagagaggatggagatgggcttttctctatgaccataggggacaggacttggaGCAACagggcttcaagctgcagcaggggaaactgaggcaggagatGGGAAGGAACTCCCTGAAGTGGACCAGATTACCTAGAGATgtggtggaatctgcatccttagAGATCTTGATGAGCAGGTTGGATGGACACATGGCTGGGATTGTTGAGTTAGGGGTGATCCTGCTGTGAGCAAGGGGCTGCACTAGATGTAACCTCATAAGGTTCCTTGTAGCTCAAATTCCCCATGATCCTATGGTCTGTTACATTGCTGAGACCCATGTGACTGAGCAACATATGGCCAAGACCATGGCATGGAGATTCTCTCTCACTTCCCCACTTGCATCATCTCCTCCCTCTTTTCCTTGGTGTCTCCTAAAACTCTTCTGCTCAGAGAAGAAGAGGAAGCCTGATTTGGCTTCTGACTAATGCTGGAGGGACCTGGATGCTTGGGTTCCTCCCTGAGTCTGCTCCAGACACCAATAAGCAATCACCACGGGTAATGGGAATTCCCTGCGTTTTCCCTAAAACTGAAAAAGGGGAAGTGACTCCTTGGCTGCTGAGACTTGGATGGTGTTGGGGGATTGGCCCAACTGGGTTGTAATGGGAGCACGGATGACCCTACCCAGCCAACTGGGAGGCTGAGGGGTGTGGCTATCTGGACTCATCCCAGCTGGCCAATGATTTAGGGCTGATAAGAGGCAAGGACTGTGAGTCATTGGGATCCAGGCATCCCCATCCCCATAACTATGGATTCCCTGCACCTTCCTTATTGTCTTAGCCACTTGGTTGCATGAACAGACATCCATCAGAAACTCACTGTTATTGACTGCTTTCATTCCATCAACAGTTAACAAGACTTAATGGATCCCAAACCCATCTCAAGGAAAAAGGAAACAAGGCTTCCAAAGAGGCTTCTCCACAAAGTTCCTTTGCCTGGTAGAATACACCTCTGATGGGGCTGATCCCAGGATGGGTCATTACATGAGAAACCATTGGCCAGTAAAGCCCATGAAATATGCAAGCAAATGCACCACGAGTAGCTAATTTTGAGGGACAGTTGCAGGTCATATGTCAGGAAATATGGAAATCACTTCACCTAATACAGAACATGGGGGTCTCATCAAACTAGTGAACAAAACATTGGAATAACATCAAAGGGGCATATGTAGAGGCTGGAAGTAGCTtgaaagggctggggctggaagaaacATCCAATAGTAGTAAGAAATTCCATCAGCATTCAGATGGAGCCCATTGGTCAACTGAAAAGGTTCAACACCAAAGTTTCTTCCTGGAAAAGCAAGGATGAGACCTAGGACAATTCCTACCAGGCCACTGTTACTATCTCCATGGAGATGAAGCTGCAGGAGAAGGTCTATTGGTTGACAACTTCTCTTCCTACTCCAGAGATAGTgggaatgggagaggcctggaggaGGAGTCTATAAGGCCTGGGAGTCTGACTTCATGGTGGACTGAGTCTGGACAGCCACTATGGGGGCATCCTCAGTGAAGGCCTTCTCAAAGGCCAAGAACAGTGAGTGTCGTAGCTTCTCTTTGAAGTCATGAGCCATGAAAACGTAGAGGATGGGGTTGAGGCAGCTGTTGACGAAGGCCAGGCTGGAAACCAATGGCATGCCGATGTGGACGGCTGTCCTAAACTTAGGCAGGTCATCCATCTCAAGGAAGGAGAAGACATGTAAGGGGAACCAGCAGAGGAAGAAGACCACGATCACCACAGCAATGATCTTGAAGGGCTTGCTGGAGAGTGCCAGTTGGCTGGTGAGGAGCTTGACCACAATGACCCCGTAGCAGATGACAATGATGTAGAAGGGGATGATGAAGCTAAAGATGAAGCGGCTGATGACTGTGGCTCGGCTGTTGGAGGTGCTCACCCACTTCCACTCCTCCTCCGTGGCCTCCTCACCAGTTGTGTCAAACTCCTTATAGCAGTAGGTGACATTCTTGGAGTCATCGTGATCTATCTCCCGGAAGTACCAGTAGGGAATGCAAAGGATCAAGGACAGGATCCAGATGCCCAAGGCCACAAGTGAGGCTAGGCGGGGCTGACGATGGTTCTGTGTCCACACAGGAGACACCACGCAGACACAACGGTCCAGGCTGATGACCGTGAGGAAGAAGACACTGGCATAAAGGTTGAGGGAAGCCAATCCCCCGTTGAGTTTGCAGAGGGCTCTCCCAAATGGCCAGTGGAAGTTCATAGCTATGCTGGTGATGttcaaggggaggaagaaggtgaAGATAAAATCCGCGATGGCCAAGTTGAGGAACCACACAGTGTTGACTGTTCGCTTCATGTGGAAGCCTGTGACCCAAATCACCAGCCCATTTCCCGTCACACCCAGCAGGAAGGCAATGCTGTAGATGATCATGCTGAAGATATGAATGCCCCTCGTAAGCTTGTCATGGTTGCCAGTGCCTGGGGAGCTTGTAGGGCTTGAGGTCTCCATGCCGGTGGGAGCTGTCCCTGGCTCTGTCCTCACCTGAAGAAGACGGATTGTTCACCACATGTCTCCAGGCCCCAAGGGGGCATCATAGAAATTTGGGGATAGTAGGTCCCTCAGgggggcccagccccctgctccaggaaggcaCAGCcccctagtccagccccctagtgcagccccctgctccagccccctgctccaggaaggcaCAGTACCTTCTGAAGCAAACCAGACAGCAGGGTGGCCAGCCTAAGGATCCATTTCTCACTCAGTGATCATACCCATTGCCAAGCCATGAACACCACTGTTGGACTTGCCCTTGgtcaagctgggggctgaggcctccacccaggtcctgcccctgccaggccaggAAGGCACACGTTCAAATCCCCTCCAGGGATCCATGTTCTCCACTCCAAAGGCAAGTGAAGGCCTCCCAGGTCCATGGGGGTCCAACCCATCAAGGTGTCagactgagcagaggggcaagaccctctagccaggagcctccaggtTTTCTATGTCCATTGGCTATGGGAaaacaggacacctgggttctcagcCCTTTGTACTGAGCTTGAGAGATGGTTGCTTGATCCTTCCATGCCTGCGGGTCACAATATCTTCAGCCCCATCCTCCATACCTCAGCAAGTAACTTGAGTATGGGACATCTGAGATCTGCATCCAGGTGCAGGCCCAGGTGAAGGGGGAGGGTTGGGTgccaggacacttgggttctcCCCTTGCTCGGGGTGGGGTGTGAGAACTGGCAGTTAGAAAGCAGCTGTGGTGTgaagggggagaggcagaggaggggaagTAGGGGCCAGCTCAGCCCAACCAGCCAGCAGTTCCTCTTTTGCGAAGGAGGCAACGTGAATAGCTTTACCTTTTCAGCCACGGCCCCATGAGaataggacccaggtgtctgtGCTGCCTCACTCTAGGGAGCACTCACCAAGCCCTATTCACTTCCCAGAGCTGAGGGCATCCAGGATCCTAGCCCCACTCTGCTTTGCCCAAACAGGTGCCACTCCCCTGCCCAATCtcagagagaacccaggtgtccgagcACCGTGCTCTACCTCACCAGACCtctgccctcccagagctggtATAGGACCCAGGGGTTCCTATCCCACCAGTCTCATGCCCTATAAGGCCTGCCCCCCATACCTTCTCCCCCCTCTGAGCTGTCATAGGACCCAGGTCTCTGGCACCTTTAGCCCATGGAGTCCCTATTCCCTGACCTGATgtaggagagaacccaggtgtcctggatccctgctctctccccccagtccccacacccctcccagagctggagacaaCCCAGGCTTCCAGgctcccaggctccccttgcTCACACTCCGCAGCCCGCCCCCCACAAGggaaaacccaggtgtccaggctcccagccccacttcctctaaccccccagccctcactcccctcccagagtggGGAGAGAACCCCGGTGTCCAGAGCCCCCTTGCCCTCAGCCATTACCTACTAGGTGCCCCTGGTCCTCTCTGCTCGCACTGGGCTCTGAGTTCCTGGGAGGCTGAAGATTGGCCAACACAGGAagaacagttttatttttccacTCCACAGCCCCTTGAGACAGGAAACAGGAGTGAAGTAACCCAAGAGGCACACAGCTGGGGATTGTaacccagcaggcaggggcaggggctgggagcccgacGCCTGGTTTCTGCCCCAATTCTGGAAGGTAAGTGGGGTCCTGGGTAACAGCAGTGAGACTggaagcctggatgcctgggttctttgggAGCAGAGTAGGGTCAGGGGGAGGTTGTGAGagctgagggggctgggagcctggacgcctgggttctctgggaggggaatgagggccaggggctggagggaatGCAGGCGCCAGGAGTCCCTCCCAATCTTCTTAGGCAGCTAGTCAGGGTGGGtgagcccggaggcttgggttcCCTTCAGCAGCCCGGAAGGTACCTCAAGCCTGACTCCAGGCTTCCAGAAAAGGTGGGATGCCTGGCAGGCTGTTGTCTCTCCTCCCCAAGGATTCTGGGTGTGTGGGAACGGAGCTGGGCACCTGCTGGAGGTCCAGGAAGGCTGGAGATGGGGTGCTCAATGAGGGTGGAGGTAGAAAGGGCGAAGCCTCAGTGGCTCCTACCCTGCCCCAGGGAAGAAGAAGATATTTTGGAGACACTGAGCATGGTGTGAAGGGAGTGTGCCTGACTGGCAGGGGATGAACATGACCAGAGACATCCACCAGCCCAGTGGGGAGAGGTGTAAGGCAGGGCGGATGGCCAATAGGGCGTGTTTGGTACCTCCCCACTAGTTTCAACACACAAAAACTGCATCAGCTAAACAATTAAATAAAAGTAATAGTATCGTTAATTGGAAGGATCCAAAACAGCACCAGTGGAATTAACAATGTAAACACAAGTGATCGTATTTATTTCTTGCCTACATCTGTTTGTAACATAATCAATGATTATACTCGCCCACTACGCATACACAACAACAAGTTGTGTATGTGCAGTAAGCACCTTGGGGTGAGCTCCTTACTGCCCAAGTGGCACATGAGCAGTAGAAACACCTGAACAGTTTGAATGGATGGCAATAACCACTTGTTTAAGCAGGCAGTGGGGTGCCTCTTCTGATGCCCCGGCCTGGGCAAAGACCAGTTTCCCAGGAACCCATGGGAAACCACAACCCTGCCcggaggggaaagggtggggccTGACGCCCTCAGTCATCCAATGCTAGTCTTCAGCTCGCTTTCCTTCTGGAGCCTGTGAGGTGAGTGGTGCTtgcaggggcctgggcacagggcgGGAAGCGGGGCAGGAGACGaagctggctgggtgctgaggGCATGGAGAAGTTTGCAACTGGCtgggcactctggctgggagccaggaagctggggggaggTTATAGTTTTGAGAAACATAAACAACCTATGTTGTGCTTTATAGCATTGTTGTCATAACCAAACAAAAACTGAAcagataaaataaaattttaaaagatgTGAAACTGGATGATACAGTGTGATggtccacctgccccacctgccccagagtTCACCAGTCGCACCTGAGGCAGAGTCTGCTCCAAGCCCACAGCCCCCGGCccggggagagaacccaggtgtccgggctcctgctctccctgatccacccacaccccactcccctcAGCCTGCAGATAGCACCCAGGCAACCAAGCTCCCAGCTCTCACCCCCAGCCACCACttgctctgcagggcagggagagatCTCCTCCGTCCATCCATCCTACACCTTCCATCCATCTCCTCACATCCCTCCTCTATCCATCCATGCATCTCTCCATGGATCTTGCTATATCCCCCATTTATCCATCAGTccatccccacacaccctgcccatcCATCTATGACCATGGATGGATGCACGGATgaatggatgggtggatggatggatggatatctCCCTTGTGCTTCTTCTATCCATCCATTCATGCATCCATACTTACACCCTCTATCCATCCATCTAACCATCTGTCTGTATATACGCTGATATCTACACAttcctccatcccacaccctttCTACCCATCTATCCCCATGTACCTTTCTATCCCTTCACCCCTTCCCATACATTCCCTCCATCCACTCATCCCAACATACACCAACATCTATCCATCCTTCCACCTCAAACCCTCTGTAACTGTGAGCGTGATACTACTCGCGCTCTCACCTGAATAGTGGGTACCCAGTAGCCAGTGGCCCCgctcagctccctgggtagctgctgcagggtccccaagcggagagcctccccttacaattaaacaaccttgcagactgttataaaactatttacaggattcaactatttacaaggtaacatataaccaATACAATAGAACAAATGTTACACTGCACgacctggtgatggtggcttgagggttaatgcttcttggataGACTTTACACTAGACAAAGGTATGCAAATTACCCatgataaataaggaaccaatatataaatacattgatgCTCCAAGTAATAAACCATCaataacttatttacacagtctataaCTCGTACAGTGAGTGCTGAGGACCCCATGTGCACTGCTCCTGGTGGGGCGACTCAGGGACtaggactgtctgtgtccctgcacaggaTCTGAAGgtggtccctggtgctggtgaTCCTCGCACAAGCTCCGGGAGTGTTGGTGCAGCAGGCGGTGGCTCCTCCCCAGCAGTCCCTGCAAGGGAGCTGATTCCTGCCCAGACCCCggtcctggctcagcagggagcagtgtctgggttgcaggttgtaacagtttcccctgcccagcacagcctcacagcacccaggaaatgcagccccttcccagtgccttcccactcacaggggaaaaacctgggcagtctccagcctcttgccctggccctgcatccctctcccctgctgcactcacccagccacacaggggcttgcaggagggttttcccaggcttggagtctcctcacaggcagctcctctcttgtcCTGCCCCGGTGCGGCTccgaggagaagggagggagaacaggACACAGTGCAGCGCTCTTCTCCAATGCTTcttgctgctacttctgcaggaCTCTGCCAGGAGCTCTCGGAGGGATGGCCGTGGGGAGATCCTttccctggtctccagcctgtctctcaccgcCCCTCTCTCCTTCGTTCTCTTCccgggaaaactgctcccctcttttaaccaagcctctcagccaatcccaggccagggctcttcTTGGCCTGTTGCTACTGTCTCTCATTCtaaccctgctggggttacatcacccttCCCACTTCCAAGAGAGTTACCTTCAAAGCGGCTTCAGTCGCCACCAGGGCAAACGGTATCCCTACTGGGGCAAACTCTGTCTCTTCGTGCTCTGTCTCTTTGgtgtccctctgcagggcagcccttcctattccttcaggtgggtccatttttaatgctgctgcccctctaccTATCCATCCCTATATAGTTTCTCCATCTATCTATCCCCATATACACCCACATACCTTTCTATCTCTGCATTCCTTCCCACTCATaccctccatccatccatgccCCCATACCCCATCCATCTCTCCATCCATCTACCCATCCTCATATACACGTATATCAATCTACCCATCCACTTGCACATCCTCTCTATCTATAACCTCATCCCTAAATACCACATTTAGCCATATACAGCCAAGTACCTGTCTATCTACCCATCCCTTTCCACATTTCCTCCATCCATCTACCCACCATCCATCCCCAGATACtcccctccatccatccaccAACCCCACACTTCATCCATCCCCATATACACCCACCTACCCATCTATCCTCAGactttccatccatccatccatccatccatccatccaacctTGACCCAcccacagtccattcatccaccaATACTCCATCCTAGTTTCATCTGCTCCCACTGCAAAAGTCTCCCAAACCCCACCCAGAAGCTGACACTTGCTCACCTACACCATAGAGCTGCCGGAAACGTGAGGAAGACAAGGATGCAAAAGGACCTTCTGGCCTCTGGCCTAAGCTACCCCAAGCTGGGTGGACCTGAGTGGTGCAT
This sequence is a window from Alligator mississippiensis isolate rAllMis1 chromosome 15, rAllMis1, whole genome shotgun sequence. Protein-coding genes within it:
- the LOC132245578 gene encoding chemerin-like receptor 1; this encodes METSSPTSSPGTGNHDKLTRGIHIFSMIIYSIAFLLGVTGNGLVIWVTGFHMKRTVNTVWFLNLAIADFIFTFFLPLNITSIAMNFHWPFGRALCKLNGGLASLNLYASVFFLTVISLDRCVCVVSPVWTQNHRQPRLASLVALGIWILSLILCIPYWYFREIDHDDSKNVTYCYKEFDTTGEEATEEEWKWVSTSNSRATVISRFIFSFIIPFYIIVICYGVIVVKLLTSQLALSSKPFKIIAVVIVVFFLCWFPLHVFSFLEMDDLPKFRTAVHIGMPLVSSLAFVNSCLNPILYVFMAHDFKEKLRHSLFLAFEKAFTEDAPIVAVQTQSTMKSDSQAL